In one Silene latifolia isolate original U9 population chromosome 10, ASM4854445v1, whole genome shotgun sequence genomic region, the following are encoded:
- the LOC141606734 gene encoding putative methyltransferase PMT15: protein MGGQDSPYHPTSKPFHNNNTILKKNTYTIALIISLCTFFYLLGSWQNRVNGPILGPATLTFLQTTNLSSTARLDFAAHHGTRDETVSASGPRARSYPSCGPERSEYTPCEDPKRSLRFPRDRLVYRERHCPAKKELLKCRVPAPYGYKNPFKWPVSREYAWYNNVPHKDLTVEKAVQNWIRFEGDRFKFPGGGTMFPNGADAYIDDIAKLINLEDGSIRTAIDTGCGVASWGAYLLSRNILPMSFAPRDSHEAQVQFALERGVPALIGVIASKRLPYPSRAFDMAHCSRCLIPWDQYDGLYLIEVDRVLRPGGYWILSGPPIRWQKYWKGWDRSKEDLNAEQTRIENVAKSLCWNKVVEKGDIAIWQKPINHFNCKRTHKVKSTTPFCPSKDPDRAWYTPLETCLTPLPEVSENQETAGGKLSKWPERLNATPPRIKSGLIKGITKEKFKENTKLWKRRVSYYKTINNQLDQAGRYRNILDMNADLGGFAAALISDPLWVMNVVPVEAKVNTLGVIYERGLIGTYQSWCEAMSTYPRTYDLIHADSIFTLYKNRCEMEDILLEMDRILRPEGSVIFRDDVDVLIKVKIITDALRWDSQIIDHEDGPLVREKLLFAVKTYWTAPKSDENEPNMES, encoded by the exons ATGGGTGGTCAAGACTCTCCATACCATCCTACTTCTAAACCTTTCCATAACAACAACACAATCCTAAAGAAAAACACTTACACTATTGCCCTCATCATCTCCCTATGCACCTTCTTCTACCTCCTAGGCTCATGGCAAAACCGAGTCAACGGGCCCATTCTCGGGCCCGCCACCTTAACCTTCCTCCAAACCACCAACCTCTCCTCCACCGCTCGGCTCGACTTCGCCGCACACCACGGCACCCGGGACGAGACCGTTTCAGCTTCGGGCCCTCGGGCCCGGTCTTACCCGTCGTGTGGGCCCGAGCGGAGCGAGTACACGCCATGCGAGGACCCGAAGCGGTCACTACGGTTCCCAAGGGACCGGTTGGTGTACCGAGAGCGGCATTGCCCTGCGAAGAAGGAGTTGTTGAAGTGTCGGGTACCCGCCCCGTACGGGTACAAGAACCCGTTTAAGTGGCCCGTTAGTAGGGAGTATGCATGGTATAATAACGTACCACATAAGGATTTAACGGTCGAAAAAGCGGTTCAGAATTGGATTAGGTTCGAAGGTGACCGGTTCAAGTTTCCTGGAGGTGGGACCATGTTTCCTAATGGTGCTGATGCTTATATTGATGATATTGCTAAATTGATTAATTTGGAAGATGGGTCTATTAGGACTGCCATTGATACCGGTTGTGGG GTAGCTAGTTGGGGAGCATATCTACTATCAAGAAACATATTGCCAATGTCATTTGCACCAAGGGATTCTCATGAAGCTCAAGTTCAATTCGCCTTGGAACGTGGTGTTCCGGCTTTGATTGGTGTTATAGCTTCCAAGAGACTCCCTTACCCTTCAAGGGCTTTCGATATGGCACATTGTTCTCGTTGTCTTATCCCTTGGGATCAATATG ATGGATTGTACTTGATTGAGGTGGATAGAGTACTCCGACCCGGCGGGTATTGGATCCTTTCGGGACCGCCAATCCGGTGGCAGAAGTATTGGAAAGGGTGGGATAGAAGCAAGGAAGACTTGAATGCAGAGCAAACTAGAATTGAGAATGTAGCCAAAAGCCTATGTTGGAATAAAGTTGTTGAGAAGGGTGACATTGCTATTTGGCAAAAACCAATTAATCACTTCAATTGCAAACGTACGCATAAAGTTAAGTCCACCACACCTTTTTGCCCTTCTAAAGATCCCGATCGCGCCTG GTACACCCCATTGGAAACATGTCTAACCCCATTACCAGAAGTCTCAGAAAATCAAGAAACTGCAGGAGGAAAACTATCAAAATGGCCAGAAAGATTGAATGCAACACCACCAAGAATCAAAAGTGGATTAATTAAAGGAATAACAAAAGAAAAATTCAaagaaaatacaaaattatggAAAAGAAGAGTATCATATTACAAAACAATAAACAATCAATTAGATCAAGCAGGAAGATATAGGAATATTTTAGATATGAATGCAGATTTGGGTGGTTTTGCAGCAGCTTTGATTAGTGATCCTCTTTGGGTTATGAATGTTGTTCCTGTTGAAGCTAAGGTTAATACTCTTGGTGTTATTTATGAGAGGGGCTTGATTGGCACTTATCAAAGTTG GTGTGAAGCAATGTCTACTTATCCAAGAACGTACGACCTCATCCATGCTGATTCAATTTTCACATTATACAAGAACCG ATGTGAAATGGAGGACATATTGCTAGAGATGGACAGAATATTAAGGCCAGAAGGAAGTGTAATATTTAGAGATGATGTAGATGTGTTGATTAAGGTAAAGATAATAACAGATGCATTAAGATGGGATAGTCAAATAATTGACCATGAAGATGGGCCTCTTGTTAGAGAAAAACTTCTCTTTGCTGTCAAGACTTATTGGACTGCTCCTAAATCTGATGAAAATGAGCCCAATATGGAATCATAG